From a single Rutidosis leptorrhynchoides isolate AG116_Rl617_1_P2 chromosome 5, CSIRO_AGI_Rlap_v1, whole genome shotgun sequence genomic region:
- the LOC139846976 gene encoding LOB domain-containing protein 41-like codes for MRMSCNGCRVLRKGCSDDCSIRPCLEWIKSPESQANATVFLAKFYGRAGLMNLVNSGPDNLRPAVFRSLLYEACGRIVNPIYGSVGLLWSGKWQLCQNAVEAVLNGSPITQIASDPEETNNGPPLKAYDIRHVSKDEASGDGSKSNELHRIRTRCRFKRSGTKSKTKSKSGFVGSCDEESGHDEINKINKINRSSSDHESTLSHQSETAAAHVVEGDSHETPEKVVETAERSAIAPIKVEREEIELELTLGFEPVSRSRSRSPEKVVGDGDKSGNGVCRIELGLHQF; via the exons ATGAGAATGAGCTGCAATGGGTGTCGAGTTCTTCGCAAAGGTTGTAGTGATGATTGTAGCATAAGACCTTGTTTAGAATGGATCAAATCGCCTGAATCACAAGCAAACGCCACCGTTTTTTTAGCTAAATTCTACGGTCGAGCCGGGCTCATGAATTTAGTTAACTCCGGTCCTGATAACCTTCGTCCTG CTGTATTTAGGTCACTATTATACGAGGCATGTGGTCGGATAGTGAACCCGATATACGGGTCGGTCGGGTTATTATGGTCCGGAAAATGGCAGTTATGTCAAAATGCAGTAGAAGCAGTATTAAACGGGTCTCCAATAACTCAAATAGCTTCCGACCCGGAAGAGACAAATAACGGACCGCCATTGAAAGCGTACGATATCCGACACGTGTCAAAAGACGAGGCCTCCGGTGATGGGTCAAAGTCAAACGAACTTCACCGGATCAGGACACGATGTCGTTTCAAGAGATCAGGGACTAAATCAAAAACGAAAAGTAAATCGGGTTTTGTCGGATCATGTGATGAAGAATCGGGTCATGatgaaattaataaaattaataaaattaacagaTCGTCTAGTGATCATGAATCTACGTTGAGTCATCAGTCTGAGACAGCGGCGGCGCATGTGGTGGAAGGTGACAGTCATGAGACGCCGGAAAAAGTTGTAGAGACGGCAGAGAGATCTGCCATTGCTCCGATTAAAGTGGAGAGAGAAGAGATTGAACTAGAGTTGACGCTTGGGTTTGAGCCGGTAAGTCGGAGCCGGAGCCGGAGTCCTGAAAAAGTTGTCGGAGATGGTGATAAGTCCGGTAATGGAGTTTGTAGGATAGAATTAGGATTACATCAGttttga